Proteins found in one Amycolatopsis umgeniensis genomic segment:
- a CDS encoding MerR family transcriptional regulator yields MKSLTPVREAADHFGLAISTLHYWERRGLITAFRRSGQRFYDDDQLYRVALIKHWRQIGGLGLSRITELLAEQHRWREVVAGQLAEIEQERARLDTAHDYLVELLTCRREGSLEDCPWFRDRVDLPAAS; encoded by the coding sequence ATGAAGTCCTTGACGCCGGTTCGCGAGGCCGCCGACCATTTCGGGCTGGCGATCTCGACCCTGCACTACTGGGAGCGCCGCGGCCTGATCACCGCCTTCCGCCGGTCTGGCCAGCGGTTCTACGACGACGATCAGCTGTATCGCGTCGCGCTGATCAAGCATTGGCGCCAGATCGGCGGACTCGGCCTGAGCAGGATCACCGAGCTGCTCGCCGAGCAGCACCGCTGGCGGGAGGTGGTGGCGGGTCAGCTCGCCGAGATCGAACAGGAGCGTGCGCGGCTCGACACCGCGCACGACTACCTGGTCGAACTCCTCACCTGCCGTCGTGAGGGGAGCCTTGAGGACTGTCCCTGGTTCCGCGACCGGGTCGATCTGCCCGCCGCGAGCTGA
- a CDS encoding alpha/beta hydrolase: MKFTAKAVLLAAALSLLGTTTAVATERPARCSEQRFSVRVNGERQTIAGELCVRGGFTARTPLQVLLHGGTYDRAYWDWPFQSRRYSYVDSATRAGYATLNLDRLGYGRSSRPDPETLDFATGGEAVHQVVRQLRPRFRTIVLNGHSMGGLVAERAAERGGVDAVIVSGIPRDRPGARAEAASPFHPAELDPKFAGKPWARGYFTTRPGVRAQTFHHPGTYDPAIIPVEEALKDTLASAELRSVGPGAAKRAAPKVPTAYVLGEHDTLVCGGGDCGADKIVRGSGHSINTSLAARSFYRWTFDWLASKVRVT, translated from the coding sequence ATGAAATTCACTGCGAAAGCGGTCTTGCTGGCCGCGGCTCTTTCCCTGCTGGGCACCACGACGGCGGTCGCGACGGAACGACCGGCCCGCTGCTCCGAGCAGCGGTTTTCGGTACGGGTGAACGGCGAACGGCAGACGATCGCGGGCGAGCTCTGCGTCCGCGGCGGGTTCACCGCCCGCACCCCGCTGCAGGTGCTGCTGCACGGCGGCACCTACGACCGCGCGTACTGGGACTGGCCGTTCCAGTCACGGCGATACTCCTATGTGGACAGTGCGACGCGGGCGGGCTACGCGACGCTGAACCTCGACAGGCTCGGTTACGGCCGCAGCAGCCGCCCGGATCCGGAGACACTCGACTTCGCCACCGGCGGGGAGGCCGTCCATCAGGTCGTCCGGCAGCTGCGGCCGCGGTTCCGCACGATCGTCCTCAACGGACATTCGATGGGCGGGCTCGTCGCGGAACGGGCCGCCGAACGGGGCGGGGTCGACGCCGTGATCGTCAGCGGCATCCCGCGCGACCGGCCCGGCGCTCGGGCCGAAGCCGCTTCGCCGTTCCATCCCGCCGAACTGGACCCGAAGTTCGCCGGGAAGCCGTGGGCCCGTGGCTACTTCACGACGCGTCCAGGGGTCCGCGCGCAGACGTTCCACCATCCGGGCACTTACGACCCGGCGATCATTCCCGTCGAAGAGGCCTTGAAGGACACGTTGGCTTCGGCCGAACTCCGCTCCGTGGGACCAGGCGCCGCGAAGCGAGCGGCACCGAAGGTCCCGACGGCCTACGTTCTCGGCGAGCACGACACCCTGGTCTGCGGGGGCGGCGACTGCGGTGCCGACAAGATCGTCCGCGGCAGCGGCCACTCGATCAACACCAGCCTCGCCGCGCGGAGCTTCTACCGGTGGACCTTCGACTGGCTCGCCTCGAAAGTTAGGGTTACCTAA
- a CDS encoding response regulator produces the protein MAVIRVVLADDQVLVRSGFAALLRVEAGITVVGEADDGDAAVAVVAETVPDVVLMDVRMPGLDGIEATRRIVADERLSGVRVLMLTTFDLDEYVFDALRAGASGFLLKHTKPGDLLEAVRVVAAGDALLSPSVTRRLIAEFTSRPSHPMPRADGSAFTGREHEVVQRVARGMSNEEIAREFVISAATVRTHVSRAMAKVHARDRAQLVVFAYQSGMVRA, from the coding sequence ATGGCCGTGATCAGGGTGGTGCTCGCCGACGACCAGGTGCTCGTCCGGTCCGGGTTCGCGGCGTTGCTGCGGGTGGAAGCCGGGATCACCGTGGTGGGTGAGGCGGACGACGGCGACGCGGCGGTGGCCGTGGTCGCGGAGACAGTGCCGGACGTGGTGCTGATGGACGTCCGGATGCCCGGTCTCGACGGTATCGAGGCGACCCGCCGGATCGTGGCCGACGAGCGGCTGTCCGGTGTCCGCGTCCTCATGCTGACCACCTTCGACCTGGACGAATACGTTTTCGACGCCTTGCGCGCGGGCGCCAGCGGGTTCCTGCTCAAACACACCAAACCCGGCGATCTCCTCGAAGCCGTCCGGGTGGTCGCCGCGGGCGACGCGCTCCTCTCGCCGAGCGTGACACGGCGGCTGATCGCGGAATTCACCTCGCGACCGTCGCATCCGATGCCCCGGGCGGACGGTTCGGCGTTCACCGGACGGGAGCACGAGGTCGTCCAGAGGGTCGCGCGGGGGATGTCGAACGAAGAGATCGCGCGGGAGTTCGTGATCAGTGCCGCGACGGTCCGGACGCACGTCAGCCGCGCGATGGCCAAGGTGCACGCCCGCGATCGCGCGCAACTGGTGGTCTTCGCCTATCAGAGCGGAATGGTGCGCGCCTGA
- a CDS encoding histidine kinase encodes MKWLIRTGAVAGWLAVSASLIVGTANLEPEHGERPIDAVGFAVVALACVALAGVRRWPTATAGAEAFALLLYLGFGYPDGPVLFAGLVPLFALGTLRPRRLAYTVAGGMAVMVVGANLATGGAGVIDLVFVGWAGVAVFAADALRGRRERTAAAEQAERDRVLGERLRIARDLHDSVGHAMAVINVQSGMARHVLDEHPEVAKEALEVVRTVSGTILDELNAMVRLLRDSAPLRPSPTLTDLPALVASTNQAGLVVTLDLDAPEIAQPIGNAVYRIVQESLTNAARHGASSAGVTVKAGEDGLRLDVINEVRTAGPDIPGAGIMGMGERAQATGGTLTARREDGRFRVSARWP; translated from the coding sequence GTGAAGTGGCTGATCAGGACCGGAGCGGTGGCCGGATGGCTCGCGGTGAGTGCGTCGCTCATCGTCGGCACGGCGAACCTCGAGCCCGAACACGGGGAACGCCCGATCGACGCGGTGGGGTTCGCCGTCGTCGCGCTCGCTTGTGTCGCACTCGCCGGTGTCCGGCGGTGGCCGACGGCGACAGCGGGGGCGGAAGCGTTTGCGCTCCTGCTCTACCTCGGGTTCGGCTATCCCGACGGTCCGGTGCTCTTCGCCGGTCTCGTGCCGTTGTTCGCGCTCGGAACCCTGCGGCCGCGAAGGCTCGCGTACACAGTCGCGGGCGGCATGGCGGTGATGGTCGTCGGCGCGAACCTGGCCACCGGAGGGGCAGGCGTCATCGATCTGGTCTTCGTCGGCTGGGCGGGCGTCGCGGTCTTCGCGGCCGATGCGCTTCGAGGACGTCGCGAGCGGACGGCGGCGGCGGAGCAGGCCGAACGCGATCGCGTTCTCGGCGAGCGGCTCCGGATCGCGCGGGACCTGCACGACAGCGTCGGGCACGCGATGGCCGTCATCAATGTCCAGTCGGGCATGGCCCGGCACGTGCTCGACGAGCATCCCGAAGTGGCGAAGGAAGCGCTCGAAGTCGTCCGCACGGTCAGCGGCACGATCCTGGACGAGCTGAACGCCATGGTGCGGCTGCTGCGTGATTCCGCGCCGCTGCGGCCGTCACCGACTCTGACGGATCTTCCCGCGCTGGTCGCTTCGACGAACCAAGCGGGCCTGGTCGTCACGCTGGACCTCGACGCTCCGGAGATCGCGCAGCCGATCGGCAACGCGGTGTACCGGATCGTCCAGGAGTCGCTCACGAACGCCGCGAGACACGGGGCGTCCAGTGCCGGCGTGACGGTGAAGGCGGGCGAGGACGGTTTGAGGCTCGACGTGATCAACGAGGTCCGCACAGCAGGCCCGGACATCCCCGGTGCCGGGATCATGGGTATGGGTGAACGGGCCCAGGCGACCGGCGGCACGCTGACCGCGCGCCGTGAGGACGGGAGGTTCCGGGTGAGCGCGCGATGGCCGTGA
- a CDS encoding ADP-ribosylglycohydrolase family protein produces MLVELAIGDAYGGSFEHAYPSFVAEHNTLAGYVRHPGYLAVPAGRYTDDTQMTIAIAEVLVSGRRWTPLLLAEQFVRAYHRDPHEGYAPRFHQLLSEVQDGEELLRRLQPQSDKSGAAMRAGPIGVLPTVDDVLYHAKLQARITHDTPAGIAAAQAAALAVHYCHHRLGPVAEVARWIDGILPEDVGHGGWALPWSGKIGPQGWMSVRAALTVLTGGGGLARMLHTCVAFTGDVDTAATIALAAASRSLEVAQDLPPVLWRDLENGEFGRDYLAKLDERLLHI; encoded by the coding sequence ATGCTGGTCGAACTGGCCATCGGCGACGCGTACGGCGGCTCGTTCGAGCACGCGTATCCGAGCTTCGTCGCCGAGCACAACACGCTGGCAGGCTATGTCCGCCATCCGGGCTACCTCGCCGTCCCGGCGGGCCGCTACACCGACGACACGCAGATGACGATCGCGATCGCCGAAGTGCTCGTCTCGGGTCGACGCTGGACACCGCTGCTGCTCGCCGAGCAATTCGTCCGCGCGTATCACCGTGATCCGCACGAGGGTTACGCGCCGCGGTTCCACCAGCTGTTGAGCGAGGTCCAGGACGGCGAAGAGCTGCTTCGGCGGCTCCAGCCGCAGAGCGACAAGAGCGGGGCGGCGATGCGCGCCGGGCCGATCGGGGTCCTGCCGACCGTCGACGACGTCCTCTACCACGCGAAACTGCAGGCCAGGATCACGCACGACACCCCGGCCGGGATCGCCGCGGCCCAGGCGGCGGCGCTCGCCGTCCACTACTGCCACCATCGGCTCGGTCCGGTGGCCGAGGTCGCGCGCTGGATCGACGGGATCCTTCCCGAGGACGTCGGGCACGGCGGCTGGGCGCTGCCGTGGTCGGGCAAGATCGGGCCGCAGGGCTGGATGAGCGTCCGCGCCGCGCTGACCGTGCTCACCGGCGGAGGCGGACTCGCGCGGATGCTCCACACCTGTGTCGCGTTCACCGGTGACGTCGACACCGCCGCGACCATCGCGCTGGCCGCCGCGTCCCGTTCGCTCGAGGTCGCGCAGGATCTGCCGCCGGTGTTGTGGCGCGACCTGGAGAACGGCGAGTTCGGCCGTGACTACCTCGCGAAGCTCGACGAACGACTGCTGCACATCTGA